The Maledivibacter sp. region GGTCAAGTAGATTCTGAGCAAATTGCGGAATTAATGTTGGGGAAAAAGCTAGAAGCTTTGTATCCTCCTAAAACCAAAATAAGTGACGGAGAAGTTATTTTTGAGGTTAAAGACCTTGCCCTCAATGAAAAATTCCATGACGTAAGCTTTAAAGTAAAAAGGGGAGAAATAACAGGTATTTTTGGTCTTGTAGGCTCCAGTATAGATGAAATATCAAAGGTCATTTTTGGAGCGATTGCTAAAAGTAAAGGTGAGATCATGGTAAATAATGAAGTCGTAGATGTAAGCAGCCCTAAAAAAGCAATTGAGCATGGTATTTTTCTTGTTCCTGGAGATCGTAGGAGTGAAGGTCAAATAGGAGATCAAGCTATTGCAACAAACTTAACCCTATCAAAGCTTGAAAGAATAACAAATACCATGGCCCTTGTGAATAGAAGAAATGAGAACAAACATGCCAATAAACTTGTGGAGAAATTACAGGTGGCTACTACTGGAATCGATAAAAAAATTAGCCTGCTTTCCGGGGGAAATCAACAAAAGGTGGTTATCGGCAAAGGTTTGTTTACAGAAGCAAAGGTTTATATATTTACAGAGCCAACGGTTGGGGTAGATGTGGGGGCCAAAGCTGGTATTTATGAAACCATGCGTGAGCTTTCAAAAAGTGCGGCGGTTGTGGTTATTTCATCGGATTGTGAAGAAGTGTTGGGGACAGCAGATAGGATAATGGTAGTTAATCAAGGAAGAGTTACCCTTGATACATGTGGGGAAAACACAAATCTAAACAAGATGTTAGTACACGCGATTTCTGCCAGCTAATCAAATATTCATTATAGGGGGGCAAGTTATGGAGGATAAAAAAAAGAGAATTAATATAACCGATGATTCTTTTACCATCATAGTATTTTTTATATTATTTGCAACAGTTGTAATTGTGTTTTCGTCGCTCAGCAAGGATTTCCTAAGTGTAAGGAATATATTAAACATATTAAAGCATGTGTCTGTTATAGCAATTGCCGCTTTAGGATTAACCTTTGTAGTAACTGTAGGTCACAGTGATATATCCTTTTATATGACAGCCTGTTTTTCTTCAATGTTAATGTCTTGGCTTATAGCCAAGGGGTGGAATCCAATCCTTTGCATAATAATGGGACTTCTTGGAGGAGCTTTCTTTGGAACGATATCGGGGATAGCAGTTGGAAAATATAAGCTTCCAGATATTATTGTAACCATAGCCATTGGTTCCATAGCATTTGGATCGGGGTATTTATTTAGTGATGGGGCATTTATCTATAAGAATTTTTTAAGTTCTGGTATAGGACAGTTAAATGAAGCTAGGATTCTAGGAATTCCATTACCTATTGTAATTATGTTGGCTCTTTATGTTATAGCCCACATAGTAATGGAGCATTCAAAATTCGGCAGATATTTCTATGCGACGGGTTCAAATAAAGTAGCCGCATTCTTTTCAGGTGTAAATATAAATAAAGTCATCATTGTGGCATTTATTATTTGTTCAGTGCTTGCTTCAATGTCTACAATGATAACCACTGCCGCCCAGGGTAATGGGAACGTAAAATCCGGTTTGAACTTGCTTATGCCTTGCTTCTCAGCGGTATATATTGGTCTATCTGTTTTCAAAAAGACCAGTGTCATAGGAACCTTTTTAGGAGCGGTATTTACATCGATGATGCTCAATGGTTTTACTCTTTTAAGTGTACCATTTTACTATGGAGATTTAGTTATAGGGATTGTATTAATAGTAGCCATATTATCTTCTAAGATAGAGGTATCAAAGCTACTAGACTCAAAGAAGAAAACAAGTAGAAGAGAAGAAAAGAAGGTGACTGCATAATGAAGAAATTAAAAGCACTATTTCGTCCTGAAGCCAGTTTGCTGTGGATAATAGGAATTGTTTGTATTATATTTTCTATCATGACACCCGTATTTAGTAAACCTTCAAACCTAATGGAAATACTTCGCCAAAGTAGCACGAGTGCCGTTTTGATACTGGGTGTTACTTGGGTCATAGCATCGGATGAAATGGATGCATCCTTTCCAGATATAGCAGCACTGGCCAGTATGATAACTGCCCTAT contains the following coding sequences:
- a CDS encoding sugar ABC transporter ATP-binding protein codes for the protein MSEYRLEMNGIVKEFSSLRALDNASFKLKAGEVHALLGINGAGKSTLIKVLSGVYKREGGEILIDGNSVDINKPKDAMAAGIATVYQDPQMITSFTGYENIFLGNESKKEGIFAGLSKKQMKKQAEELLVEFPLDIDLEKPIYTLSAVEKEIIAVLRALSKRSNILVLDEPTSILTEKEKCILFDLIKILKTKGVSIIYITHHLDEVSQICDSMTIFRNGKNVATLPVKCGQVDSEQIAELMLGKKLEALYPPKTKISDGEVIFEVKDLALNEKFHDVSFKVKRGEITGIFGLVGSSIDEISKVIFGAIAKSKGEIMVNNEVVDVSSPKKAIEHGIFLVPGDRRSEGQIGDQAIATNLTLSKLERITNTMALVNRRNENKHANKLVEKLQVATTGIDKKISLLSGGNQQKVVIGKGLFTEAKVYIFTEPTVGVDVGAKAGIYETMRELSKSAAVVVISSDCEEVLGTADRIMVVNQGRVTLDTCGENTNLNKMLVHAISAS
- a CDS encoding ABC transporter permease — its product is MEDKKKRINITDDSFTIIVFFILFATVVIVFSSLSKDFLSVRNILNILKHVSVIAIAALGLTFVVTVGHSDISFYMTACFSSMLMSWLIAKGWNPILCIIMGLLGGAFFGTISGIAVGKYKLPDIIVTIAIGSIAFGSGYLFSDGAFIYKNFLSSGIGQLNEARILGIPLPIVIMLALYVIAHIVMEHSKFGRYFYATGSNKVAAFFSGVNINKVIIVAFIICSVLASMSTMITTAAQGNGNVKSGLNLLMPCFSAVYIGLSVFKKTSVIGTFLGAVFTSMMLNGFTLLSVPFYYGDLVIGIVLIVAILSSKIEVSKLLDSKKKTSRREEKKVTA